The Pseudanabaena sp. PCC 6802 genomic interval TTTGGCAATATCGAGTACGTCGTTGATTAGTTTTGTCAGCCTGGTGCCCTCAGCCACAATAATTTCAATATTCTCACCGACTTGACGTACGGCCTTTAGCGCTTTCTTATCTTCAGTTTGAACCAGCGGGAAAACCGTCTCCTCCAGTTTCTTTTGGATCAGCTTGGCAAAGCCCAACACAGATGTGAGGGGCGTTCTCAGTTCGTGGGAGACTGATGAGACAAATTCTGTCTTCATGCGATCGACTTGTTTCTCAACCGTGATATCGCGAACGAGCACTACCGAACCTAGATAGACCTCACTGTCATTATCGTGACTGGGAATCCGAATCGAAGAGACTGCAAGCTTACCCATCCGATCTTGAGGCAGATTCATATCGATTGTCATGGCGCGATCGTAGTTGCCTCTGCTGGCAGCAATTAGATCGAATAATCCATCACCCAAAACCTCTTGATAGTGCTTGCCTTCAACCTGGTCTCTAGAGCGATCGAACATATTGAGGAAAGCGGGATTGCACTGGGCGATGCGATCGTGCGGATCGATCGTGACCAACCCATCCACCATATTATCCAGAATTGCCTTTAGCTCGATCGTGCGCTGCTCGACTTTTTGCTCTAAAGTACGATTATTTTCTTCTAGCTGGTCTTTAAATACCCTTAGTTGACCTGTCATTTCATTAAAGGCATCAGCTAGAACTCCTATTTCATTGTCGGCTAGCTTGGGTAGCCTGACTGTTAGATCGCCACTGGCAACCCGCACGGCTGCATTGGTAATCTTCATAATTGGTTGGGCAATGCGGCGATCGGCCATTAAAATAGCAACACTGGCAGCTAATAAAACACAACCTGCCACCACAAACACTAAATTAGTATTGTTTTGTCTAATTTCACTTAAATAATTCGATTCAGGAATGACAGTACCAACTATCCAGTCGTGCTTGCCAAGTGGAGCTAAAGAGACATAGTACTTTTCCCCCGAAACAGGCTCCTGATAGACAAACTGCTTCTTCTCGCTTAAGTTAGCCCATGCCCGTGTTGGGTCGATCGCCCGATTTGCCAGTTGGAGATAATGGTTTTTAGTTTGTGCAAATGGCTTTAACTGAGGCGTATCTTTTCCCACTACCTGCACGGTACTATCTTCACCTGGATCCATAGAGGCGATTAACTCGCCCTTGGAGTTAATAATGAAAACAGCCCCCTCCCTTCCTTTTTGTTGTTGTGCTTGTAAGTATAGAGAAATATGGTTGAGTTCGAATCCTACACCAACTACGCCTATGAGATCGTCTATGCGATCGTCATTATTTTTGTACAGGCTAGAGCTGGACTTGTGTAGAGTAACATTGGCATCGATCCCCGGAGTGTTGGTAGAGCGATAAACGTAAACAGTCCATGCCGTTTTGCCCGCAGCTTTAACTGCATCTTGGTACCAAGGTCGTTGGGGGGCATACCAACCAGGTTCCTGAATTTTCTCTTTCCCGATAGGGGTTAACTCTCGATCTTCAATCCTATATATGGTGGTAGTCTTATCAGTTATGCGCGTCTGGGGGTTCCACTTCCGGAAATGTAATTTCAGGATATTATTTTTCCCGCCTGCTGTCTTGACCCTCTGGGCACCCACATAATCGCCATTGGGGTAAGCAAACTGGACAAATGTGAAGTTTGGATGCGTTTGCAAGACGCTGAGGAAAAAAGTATCTCGCTGCTGCGGATTATTTATATCGATCAGATCGCGTGTAATTGATAGACCGATCGCTTGTTGCGTGGATTGCACGCGATCGAAAATGCTCTCCACCTCTTGGGTGGTGTCCTGGGTAATATGCTCGTTTACCTGAGCAATAATGTTACTAATATTGCGCTGAGACGTGAGTAGCCACGGGATGTAGACTATAGCCGCCGTTACACTGACGGATAACAGCATAACCCCCACTAATTCTGCCTTTAATCCGCCAGCTCTCAGTTTTTTCCTTGTCAGTGTATTTAACTTTTGTAACATGTTATCGTATGGGCGCAGTTATTCAGTTCCCGCGCAGCTTCATTATTCCCCATTGTCATTAAATATAGAGCAATTTCGCCTGTACATAATTTTCCCAAGAAACTGTTAACATTTGAGTATGGTTTAGGCTGGATCGTCCACCCCCGCCAAAATTTAGTAGTCAAAATTTAGCCAAAGATTTATTAAATCGATCGATTCGCATTTCCCAGGGGCAAATCTATGAATATTACTCAACTCAACGAATCTCAACAAGAAGATAGCAAGCCCTTAATCAGTGTTAGCGGTTTACTAAATGCTCTACGTCGCCAGTGGTTACCTGCCTCCATAGTATTTCTCTGCGTGTTTGGCGGTACGGCATATTACACGTCAAAGCAAAAGCCAATCTACGAAGCAACTGGTAGTCTCATTTTCAAAATAGACAGAGTAGCGCAACTATCTAGTGTAAATAATACTGACTCCAGCCAATCAAATAATGCTGATGCTCCTGCTTCAAACCCCATCAGTCTAGAAAACGAAGTTCTAGCTGTGCGTTCTGCCAGTGTAGTAGATGATGCTATTAAAAAGGCAGGGATCTCGTTAAAGCGAGATGAGGTTTTGGGTAACCTGAAAGTAGATATTAGTAAGGGTACGGATATTCTGACTATTGCATATAAAGGTCGTAATGCTAAAGAGGTATCTACCTTTGTCAACCAGTTGATGAATAGCTACACGAACAATGCTTTAAAGGTCAGTAAGGAAGAAATCGTTAAAGCTAAAGAGTTCGTGCAGTCTCAGATCCAGAAGGTGGGGGAATCGCTGATGAAGTCAGAACTCGAACTGCGTAACTTTAAGGAGAAAAATGCGATCGCGGCGCTAGCTCAAGAGTCCTCAAACAATATCACCACAGCAGCAGGGCTAAGGCAAAAGATTTTAGATGTTAAAGTTCAGCTAAATAGTCTGGATGCATCTTCTAGGGCTTTAAAAAGCCGATTGGGCGTTACATCCGACCAGGCAGTTATCTTAAGTCGTCTCAGTGGCTCGGAAGCTGTGAAGCAAACGCTTGCAGAATTGCAGAAGGTAGAAGCGCAACTAGCTCTTCAGCGCACGCAGTATCAGGAAGAGCATCCAAGTATTAAGCGACTACAACGCCAAAAAAGTAGCTTGCAGGCTTTATTACAACAACGAGTTGATGAACTTGGGGGGGAGGGGAAATCGATCCCGCTTAGCGACTTGCAAGTAAGTGGGTTTGAGCTGAATCTGATTACAGACCTGGTTAAAGCAGAAAGCACTCGGGTTAGCCTGCAGGAGCAACTGGTTGCGCTCAACGAAGCCTTGAATGGCTACACGAGTTCCCTAAAAGTGGTTCCCCAGTTGGAACAACAGCAGCAATTTCTGGAGCGGAAAATTTTAATCGATCGCACTACCTACGAAAGCTTGCTAAAAAGGTTGCAAGAACTCCAGTTAGCGGAAAATCGAACCGTAAGCCGCGCCCGTATACTTTCAGAAGCTGACGTACCAACTCAACCGGTTTCCCCAAAAGTGGTAAATAATTTGCTCTTAGGTGGGGTATTGGGTTTAGCGTT includes:
- a CDS encoding response regulator, translating into MLQKLNTLTRKKLRAGGLKAELVGVMLLSVSVTAAIVYIPWLLTSQRNISNIIAQVNEHITQDTTQEVESIFDRVQSTQQAIGLSITRDLIDINNPQQRDTFFLSVLQTHPNFTFVQFAYPNGDYVGAQRVKTAGGKNNILKLHFRKWNPQTRITDKTTTIYRIEDRELTPIGKEKIQEPGWYAPQRPWYQDAVKAAGKTAWTVYVYRSTNTPGIDANVTLHKSSSSLYKNNDDRIDDLIGVVGVGFELNHISLYLQAQQQKGREGAVFIINSKGELIASMDPGEDSTVQVVGKDTPQLKPFAQTKNHYLQLANRAIDPTRAWANLSEKKQFVYQEPVSGEKYYVSLAPLGKHDWIVGTVIPESNYLSEIRQNNTNLVFVVAGCVLLAASVAILMADRRIAQPIMKITNAAVRVASGDLTVRLPKLADNEIGVLADAFNEMTGQLRVFKDQLEENNRTLEQKVEQRTIELKAILDNMVDGLVTIDPHDRIAQCNPAFLNMFDRSRDQVEGKHYQEVLGDGLFDLIAASRGNYDRAMTIDMNLPQDRMGKLAVSSIRIPSHDNDSEVYLGSVVLVRDITVEKQVDRMKTEFVSSVSHELRTPLTSVLGFAKLIQKKLEETVFPLVQTEDKKALKAVRQVGENIEIIVAEGTRLTKLINDVLDIAKMEAGKTDWHMEPLTVEEIVDRAMSATSALFENKGLQAIRDIEDGIPPTIGDRDRLIQVVINLISNAVKFQDSGAVTCRVKHAGDTLTISVVDQGIGIAPEDLPKVFEKFKQVGDTLTNKPQGTGLGLPISKEIVEHHGGKIWVESELGKGTTFTFTLPIKDTTNTADASASPSEPSSQPELIGSSVNAPVSGSVEIAALNKVNSAQRSILIVDDDIHIRQLLRQVCEPKGYLVREARDGADAIAQIKSLQPDLILLDIMMPKMSGLDVALVIENDPSTANIPVVILSGIEERERAASLGVKEYLTKPIDVDLLNRTIDRLLMRQTTESQAAVAVHDPVTSTQAKAINVDALIRQLQLPLSSNLEAPASVKTILVVDDDASTRKLLRQELEAKGYGIREARDATDAIAQIRSVKPDLITLDVIMPDMNGYAVAALLKQDPLTADIPIVMVSVLDDRGVGLRLGADRYITKPIDMHKLIQDVDTLLVESASGRNVLIADEHEGSAIALSEVFQAKGYKVTSTSSAEELVQQAIATKPDLILATAKFAEQQKSIKMHKGMEHVLSLLIADPSDRT
- a CDS encoding GumC family protein; the protein is MNITQLNESQQEDSKPLISVSGLLNALRRQWLPASIVFLCVFGGTAYYTSKQKPIYEATGSLIFKIDRVAQLSSVNNTDSSQSNNADAPASNPISLENEVLAVRSASVVDDAIKKAGISLKRDEVLGNLKVDISKGTDILTIAYKGRNAKEVSTFVNQLMNSYTNNALKVSKEEIVKAKEFVQSQIQKVGESLMKSELELRNFKEKNAIAALAQESSNNITTAAGLRQKILDVKVQLNSLDASSRALKSRLGVTSDQAVILSRLSGSEAVKQTLAELQKVEAQLALQRTQYQEEHPSIKRLQRQKSSLQALLQQRVDELGGEGKSIPLSDLQVSGFELNLITDLVKAESTRVSLQEQLVALNEALNGYTSSLKVVPQLEQQQQFLERKILIDRTTYESLLKRLQELQLAENRTVSRARILSEADVPTQPVSPKVVNNLLLGGVLGLALAIATALGLQSRDKVLRTTDEVRRLFGYNLLGVLPNFGKKWAARQAVFVRSNPRSPISEAYRTLQTNLRFRKSDSSAKGVKVIVVTSSIAAEGKSTVAANLAATTAQLGRRALLIDADMRRPSQQLIWNIANTQGLSDLIAGKISEEVATQKSVMPNLDLLLSGTIPSNPLSLLDSNRMTALMKNWSEDYDFVIIDTPPLLAVADAMVLGNLANGILLVARPDLLNSNNASRVRATLEQSGMVVLGMVVNAAVTDDKSYYEHQYDYVSKEEPSSTPMVG